A portion of the Paenibacillus sp. PvR098 genome contains these proteins:
- a CDS encoding amidohydrolase family protein produces MTIGQDIENGNNRKVSQLKGIIDTDVHHEIRSTRDLLPYLPDQWKRYIAEYGWVPERSIPFNQIRKATKYRMDALPEDGSTPGSSFPLLKEQLLDKHNMTHAVLTGWFYEASVAKGWYEFATARASAYNDYTIEHWLEKDKRLLGSITISRDVQAAVREIERMAAHPQMVQVMLPIGDFAWGEPQYHPIFEAANKHGLAIAMHLSASITAQGGDFLRYYVAWRSVHPQAYMTQTISLITNGVFDKYPALKVALVEGGFEWVPFMMHRMDSAYKALRQETPWVKRMPSDYFRDNMRFTTQPWDDLTPQQFLNIVDMMGSEDMIMYASDYPHWDFDPPERTIPQQIPDRLKQKILFENARDFYRL; encoded by the coding sequence GTGACTATTGGGCAAGATATTGAAAACGGTAACAATCGAAAGGTAAGTCAACTAAAGGGCATCATCGATACAGATGTGCATCATGAAATAAGATCGACTCGAGATCTGCTGCCTTATTTGCCGGATCAATGGAAAAGATATATCGCAGAGTATGGCTGGGTTCCAGAAAGATCGATTCCGTTTAATCAAATAAGAAAAGCGACCAAATACCGGATGGACGCCCTTCCGGAAGACGGTTCCACTCCGGGCTCGAGTTTTCCATTGCTAAAAGAACAGTTGTTAGATAAACATAACATGACACATGCCGTGTTAACCGGATGGTTCTATGAAGCTAGCGTTGCCAAAGGCTGGTATGAATTTGCCACGGCGCGGGCATCGGCCTACAACGATTATACGATTGAGCATTGGCTCGAGAAGGATAAAAGGCTGCTCGGCTCCATTACGATCTCCAGGGATGTGCAAGCGGCGGTTAGGGAAATCGAGCGTATGGCAGCTCATCCTCAAATGGTTCAGGTGATGCTGCCCATAGGAGACTTTGCTTGGGGAGAGCCCCAGTATCATCCGATCTTTGAAGCGGCCAACAAGCATGGCTTGGCCATTGCTATGCATCTATCAGCGAGCATTACCGCACAGGGAGGAGACTTTCTCCGATACTATGTGGCATGGCGCTCTGTACATCCCCAAGCTTATATGACGCAAACGATCAGTTTGATTACCAATGGAGTATTCGATAAATATCCGGCATTGAAGGTGGCTTTGGTGGAAGGCGGCTTTGAGTGGGTTCCTTTTATGATGCACCGGATGGATTCCGCCTACAAGGCGCTAAGACAAGAAACACCTTGGGTGAAACGGATGCCGAGTGACTATTTCCGCGACAACATGCGGTTTACTACTCAGCCGTGGGATGATCTGACCCCCCAACAATTTTTGAATATTGTGGATATGATGGGCTCCGAGGACATGATCATGTACGCATCCGATTATCCGCACTGGGATTTTGATCCCCCGGAACGCACGATCCCTCAACAAATACCGGATCGTTTAAAACAAAAGATTTTATTTGAAAACGCGCGTGATTTTTATCGGCTTTAA
- a CDS encoding Rieske (2Fe-2S) protein: protein MKHLVCKYDDLKSEGKKAVSIDRKAIVVVRSTSGEVYALRDVCPHKGPCLSAGMLDVSCTGDTVGEYIFEKDKEVLRCPWHSWEFDIKTGRSLFDPDKVKVKTYEVTIENDMVFVEV, encoded by the coding sequence ATGAAGCATCTGGTATGTAAATATGATGATTTGAAATCAGAAGGCAAAAAAGCGGTTTCTATTGATCGAAAAGCCATTGTAGTGGTCCGCTCAACCAGCGGAGAAGTATATGCTTTACGCGATGTATGCCCTCATAAAGGGCCCTGCTTATCGGCAGGGATGTTAGATGTCAGTTGTACCGGGGATACTGTCGGAGAATATATCTTTGAGAAAGATAAAGAAGTGCTGAGATGCCCGTGGCATAGCTGGGAATTTGACATTAAGACCGGTCGTTCCCTATTTGACCCGGACAAGGTCAAGGTAAAAACATACGAAGTAACGATAGAAAATGACATGGTTTTCGTTGAGGTTTGA
- a CDS encoding fumarylacetoacetate hydrolase family protein, producing the protein MKILRYLANGFTSYGLLEGNDIIKIEGSIFGAYQITDQRIPLSEVRLLSPITPGKIVAIGLNYKKHAEEVNKPLPDEPMMFLVSPTAVIGPGDAIQLVNPEHRTEHEGELAIVIGKQAAEVSVTDALDYVFGYTCCNDVSDRHLQKKDGQFTRAKSFATYKPLGPSIVTDINPDEAPIRVRVNGEIRQESNTSDMIFSTAEIVSFVSQVMTLEPGDVIITGTPSGVSPLKDGDIVEVEVAGIGSLTNTVTVK; encoded by the coding sequence ATGAAAATCTTAAGGTATTTAGCAAACGGTTTCACATCCTATGGTTTGCTTGAAGGTAATGACATTATTAAGATCGAAGGTTCGATTTTTGGCGCCTATCAGATTACAGATCAACGAATCCCTTTAAGTGAAGTAAGGCTGCTGTCTCCCATCACACCAGGAAAAATCGTGGCCATCGGTCTGAATTATAAAAAGCATGCAGAAGAAGTGAACAAGCCGCTGCCGGATGAACCGATGATGTTCTTGGTTTCGCCAACAGCCGTAATCGGACCGGGTGATGCGATTCAATTGGTCAATCCGGAGCATAGAACCGAACATGAAGGAGAGCTGGCGATCGTCATCGGTAAACAGGCAGCCGAAGTATCGGTCACCGATGCGCTGGATTATGTATTCGGTTACACCTGTTGCAACGATGTTTCCGACCGTCATTTACAAAAGAAGGACGGACAATTTACAAGAGCGAAATCTTTTGCTACCTATAAACCGCTGGGACCATCCATTGTCACGGACATCAATCCGGATGAAGCTCCGATCCGAGTTCGGGTCAATGGCGAAATCAGGCAAGAATCGAATACGAGTGATATGATTTTCTCCACTGCTGAAATTGTATCTTTTGTATCGCAGGTCATGACACTGGAACCGGGCGATGTCATTATTACAGGGACCCCATCCGGAGTATCTCCGCTAAAGGACGGGGACATCGTAGAAGTCGAAGTGGCTGGAATCGGTAGTTTAACCAATACGGTTACTGTAAAGTAA
- a CDS encoding tripartite tricarboxylate transporter substrate binding protein → MKKVKALTALTIVCSLGLTLAGCGTNQATGSTTANGDQPAQEKKADYPTKPIQMIVPFSPGGTTDIAARALAGVIHKYLPNEQTVAIVNKDGGGGTIGMTEVFQSKADGYTIGMATSGPITIKPHGGGAAYTADDFKPVMQVVAVPNVLVVKSDSPWKTFDEWYDHVKANSNTFTYATTGAGLTQHIAMENFTVKTGVKLKHVPFKGGAPALTALLGGNVHGALVQTTEALPYIQDGSLRPIFIAGTFKPDEMKDVPLLIEKNIDVQGDVWTGIVVPKNVPDDLVQILHDAYKKALEDPAVVEQFKKIGAASVYKSSTDFKAIIDQDFKTNGEVLKAIGL, encoded by the coding sequence ATGAAAAAAGTGAAAGCATTGACGGCACTAACAATTGTTTGTTCACTCGGTCTTACTTTGGCTGGATGCGGTACGAATCAGGCGACAGGTTCCACTACGGCTAATGGCGATCAGCCAGCTCAAGAAAAGAAAGCGGATTATCCGACGAAGCCTATTCAGATGATCGTACCCTTCTCACCGGGCGGTACCACGGATATTGCCGCACGTGCGCTTGCCGGCGTGATTCATAAGTACTTGCCTAACGAGCAAACCGTAGCGATCGTGAATAAAGACGGCGGAGGCGGTACCATTGGTATGACGGAGGTATTTCAGTCGAAAGCCGACGGCTATACGATAGGGATGGCTACATCCGGACCGATCACGATCAAGCCTCACGGTGGAGGAGCGGCATACACTGCGGATGATTTTAAACCGGTCATGCAAGTGGTTGCCGTACCTAACGTACTTGTAGTGAAATCGGATTCCCCTTGGAAAACGTTTGATGAATGGTATGATCATGTGAAAGCGAATTCAAATACGTTTACTTATGCTACGACTGGCGCGGGTCTTACTCAGCATATTGCCATGGAGAATTTTACCGTGAAAACGGGGGTCAAGCTGAAGCACGTTCCGTTCAAAGGAGGTGCCCCTGCACTTACGGCACTGCTTGGCGGGAATGTCCATGGGGCATTAGTGCAAACGACAGAAGCATTACCCTACATTCAGGACGGGTCCTTACGCCCCATTTTTATCGCCGGTACGTTTAAGCCTGACGAGATGAAGGATGTTCCATTACTCATTGAGAAAAATATCGATGTTCAGGGAGATGTATGGACGGGTATTGTCGTACCGAAGAATGTTCCGGATGACCTGGTTCAAATTCTTCACGATGCGTACAAGAAGGCACTGGAAGACCCAGCAGTGGTAGAACAATTCAAGAAGATCGGGGCGGCATCGGTTTACAAGAGCTCCACTGATTTCAAAGCGATTATTGATCAGGATTTCAAAACGAACGGTGAAGTCTTGAAAGCCATTGGATTGTAA
- a CDS encoding tripartite tricarboxylate transporter TctB family protein, whose amino-acid sequence MRNAGVWAAVVIMVFSGIIFWQSNQLAYEGPLGFGPGFFPFWLSLFMMVLSIVYLISVLKESIKISDIFPKNKELREFLLIVGSMVLFVLIVESVGFVTAGTLSMLMLFYRVFKWYWSLSLSIGISVAIFVIFAKALTIPLPVNGFGW is encoded by the coding sequence ATGCGGAATGCTGGAGTTTGGGCCGCTGTGGTTATAATGGTGTTTTCGGGAATTATTTTTTGGCAGTCGAATCAATTGGCTTATGAGGGACCGTTAGGCTTTGGACCCGGATTTTTTCCTTTCTGGCTAAGTCTGTTTATGATGGTTTTGTCTATTGTTTACTTGATCTCGGTGCTGAAGGAATCGATTAAAATCAGCGATATTTTTCCCAAAAACAAAGAATTAAGGGAGTTTCTGCTGATTGTAGGTTCGATGGTTTTATTTGTTCTTATCGTGGAATCGGTTGGCTTTGTTACTGCGGGCACGTTATCCATGCTTATGTTATTTTATCGGGTCTTTAAATGGTATTGGTCTTTGTCATTGTCCATCGGTATTTCAGTTGCAATATTCGTCATTTTCGCCAAAGCGCTAACGATACCGCTGCCGGTGAATGGATTTGGATGGTAG
- a CDS encoding tripartite tricarboxylate transporter permease, which produces METIDLLMIGFAQALTWQNLLFCLIGVSIGMFVGVMPGLGPVAGTAILIPLTYGMDPTSAIIMLSGIYYGAMYGGTITSVLINIPGEAASVITCLDGHQLAKQGRAGVALGVSAIGSFVGGITALLGLTFIAPPLSQFALRFGPPEFFALMLLGLMMLIGLMGKSLVKGFIAAAFGLILSLVGIDPISGAIRFTSGVPEFLGGIDFVIVAMGLFGISEILMNAENRNSTHKPEKVRGLFPRKGEWSPTWKSIGRGTGLGFFIGLIPGANAVLASLASYAMEKRVAKNPERFGKGAIEGVAGPETANNACSGSALIPLFTLGLPSSPTVAVIMGALIMHGLQPGPQLFNENSEFAWAVIASMFIGNIILLIMNLPLANMWAKIAQIPYNILLPLIIMFTLVGAYTVRNNVFDVGVMIVFGLIGYLMKKLDIPIAATVLTLVLGAEIEASLLQSLAISNGSFSIFFSRPIAAVLLVITTLILFFSILAGVKKKKDVLSTDLEI; this is translated from the coding sequence ATGGAAACGATAGATTTACTAATGATCGGGTTTGCTCAAGCGCTGACATGGCAGAACCTGCTGTTTTGTCTCATCGGTGTATCCATCGGTATGTTCGTCGGGGTCATGCCCGGACTTGGTCCGGTGGCGGGAACGGCTATTCTGATTCCGCTTACTTATGGGATGGATCCGACTTCGGCGATCATTATGTTATCGGGTATTTATTACGGAGCAATGTATGGGGGCACCATTACATCGGTATTAATCAATATACCGGGGGAAGCGGCTTCGGTCATCACTTGTCTGGACGGCCATCAGCTGGCCAAACAAGGACGGGCGGGGGTGGCTCTGGGCGTTTCGGCCATCGGTTCGTTTGTAGGCGGCATTACTGCGCTTCTCGGGCTGACGTTTATAGCACCGCCTCTTTCTCAGTTCGCATTGAGATTTGGACCGCCGGAGTTTTTTGCATTAATGCTATTAGGACTGATGATGCTGATCGGACTTATGGGGAAATCGCTGGTGAAAGGGTTTATCGCGGCGGCATTCGGCCTGATTCTTTCTTTGGTCGGGATTGATCCGATCTCCGGTGCGATCCGGTTTACCTCGGGTGTCCCCGAATTTCTGGGCGGAATCGATTTTGTTATCGTTGCGATGGGCCTGTTTGGAATTTCCGAAATTTTAATGAATGCGGAAAATCGCAATAGTACGCACAAGCCGGAGAAGGTAAGAGGGTTATTTCCGAGAAAGGGCGAGTGGTCTCCTACGTGGAAATCGATCGGCAGAGGTACCGGATTGGGATTTTTTATCGGTCTCATTCCTGGCGCAAATGCGGTGCTTGCTTCGCTCGCTTCTTACGCGATGGAGAAAAGGGTAGCCAAAAACCCAGAAAGGTTTGGTAAGGGTGCCATTGAAGGAGTTGCGGGACCGGAAACGGCCAACAATGCCTGTTCAGGCAGTGCCCTAATTCCATTGTTTACACTAGGTCTTCCCAGTTCGCCAACGGTTGCTGTGATCATGGGGGCGCTGATTATGCACGGGCTGCAGCCGGGTCCGCAGCTTTTCAATGAGAACTCGGAATTTGCATGGGCTGTCATTGCCAGTATGTTTATCGGAAATATTATTTTGCTGATCATGAATCTTCCGTTAGCCAATATGTGGGCCAAAATCGCGCAGATTCCGTATAATATTCTTCTTCCGCTGATCATCATGTTTACTTTGGTTGGAGCTTATACGGTCCGCAACAATGTGTTTGATGTGGGCGTCATGATTGTGTTCGGACTGATCGGTTATTTGATGAAAAAGCTGGATATCCCCATCGCGGCAACGGTATTGACGCTTGTATTGGGCGCGGAAATCGAGGCTTCGCTTCTGCAATCGTTAGCCATTTCCAATGGAAGCTTCTCCATTTTCTTCTCTCGTCCGATCGCAGCGGTGCTGCTGGTAATCACCACCCTTATTCTTTTCTTCAGCATTTTGGCGGGAGTGAAGAAAAAGAAAGACGTGCTGTCTACGGATTTGGAAATCTGA
- a CDS encoding Ldh family oxidoreductase has protein sequence MDMNTAQLIEFSNRCLVKAGVPDHEAEIITNTMIEADARGIHSHGLMRLPIYVQRIQKGLIRSVSNVVVEQDSKATAVLDGTFSAGQVVATKAMEMAMEKAAEYGVGIVTAKNSNHFGIAGHYALMASQKGMIGIVMSNTAPLMPPIGGAEKVLGNNPLAIAAPTLNKHPLLLDMALSNVALGKILFAKTKGISIPEGWGVDKQGNATTDPSAVLNGGFILPMGGPKGFGLALMVEMLTGVLSGGDFSKMIPSMYDLTQRQSIAHFMLAINVSSFIEVERFKAMTTMLSSYVKDAVRASGVDELYLPGEIEFSMEEKRMQSGIPISDNVLEELRQLAAALQVPALN, from the coding sequence ATGGACATGAACACAGCTCAGCTTATTGAATTTTCAAACCGCTGTTTGGTGAAGGCAGGGGTGCCGGACCATGAAGCGGAGATCATAACGAACACCATGATTGAAGCGGATGCCAGAGGCATTCACAGTCATGGTCTTATGAGACTGCCGATCTATGTGCAGCGAATCCAAAAAGGCTTGATCCGCAGCGTTTCTAACGTGGTCGTTGAGCAAGACAGCAAGGCGACAGCGGTGCTGGACGGAACATTTTCGGCAGGACAAGTCGTTGCGACCAAGGCCATGGAAATGGCGATGGAGAAAGCCGCAGAATATGGCGTTGGGATTGTCACGGCCAAAAACAGCAACCATTTTGGAATCGCGGGACATTATGCCCTAATGGCCAGCCAGAAGGGCATGATCGGAATTGTCATGAGCAACACGGCGCCTTTAATGCCTCCCATCGGAGGGGCTGAGAAAGTACTAGGCAACAATCCGTTAGCTATCGCCGCACCTACCCTAAATAAACACCCGTTACTGTTGGATATGGCTCTTAGTAATGTGGCCTTAGGTAAAATTCTTTTTGCGAAAACGAAGGGGATCTCCATCCCGGAGGGCTGGGGTGTAGATAAGCAGGGGAACGCTACAACCGATCCTTCTGCTGTGTTAAACGGTGGTTTTATTTTGCCTATGGGTGGTCCGAAGGGATTTGGACTTGCTCTGATGGTTGAAATGTTGACCGGCGTATTGTCTGGCGGTGATTTCTCAAAGATGATTCCCTCGATGTATGACTTGACTCAAAGGCAGTCGATTGCCCATTTTATGCTGGCGATTAATGTATCTTCCTTCATTGAAGTGGAACGGTTCAAAGCGATGACGACTATGCTATCCTCTTACGTGAAAGATGCGGTTAGGGCAAGCGGCGTGGATGAACTATATTTGCCAGGGGAAATCGAATTTTCTATGGAAGAGAAGCGAATGCAGTCGGGAATACCGATCAGCGACAATGTGTTGGAAGAATTGCGGCAGTTGGCCGCAGCGCTGCAGGTTCCTGCTTTGAACTAA
- a CDS encoding phosphoglycerate dehydrogenase yields the protein MSVQILSTSPSFGFYSRRPVELLRNEGYGLEFLPQGEKATEDLIGKYIAEKDALIAGVEPITAQVLEKANRLKIIAKHGVGVDNIDLEYARHKGIYVTNAPGTNSHAVADLTFALLLGLARQIPVTDLRVKEGEWPRVVGTELWGKTIGIIGLGQIGKLVARRAKGFDMRILAYDVYSDHEYADQHGITFVSLDTLLEQSDFVSIHIPHTEQTQNLIGTSELKRMKKSALICNLSRGGIINEKALYDALVQEDIAGAGLDVFDQEPPSKAHPLLQLPNVIATPHMGAYTNESLERVGMITAHNIIKTMRSQTPDHIMNGL from the coding sequence ATGTCGGTACAAATTTTGTCTACTTCCCCATCGTTTGGATTCTATTCCCGAAGACCGGTTGAACTATTGCGAAATGAAGGGTATGGACTGGAATTTTTGCCCCAAGGGGAAAAAGCAACGGAAGATTTGATAGGAAAATATATTGCGGAGAAGGATGCCCTGATCGCTGGGGTGGAACCCATCACCGCACAAGTGCTGGAGAAAGCAAACCGACTTAAGATTATTGCCAAGCACGGCGTTGGGGTTGATAACATTGACTTGGAGTATGCCCGGCATAAGGGAATTTATGTCACCAACGCACCGGGCACGAACAGTCATGCGGTAGCGGATTTGACGTTCGCTCTTCTCTTGGGACTAGCCAGACAAATTCCTGTAACGGACCTCCGCGTGAAAGAAGGGGAGTGGCCCCGTGTCGTCGGTACGGAACTATGGGGAAAGACCATAGGCATTATCGGATTAGGGCAAATCGGTAAGCTGGTAGCCCGGCGAGCCAAAGGTTTTGATATGCGTATTCTTGCCTATGATGTTTATAGCGATCATGAATATGCCGACCAACATGGGATTACATTCGTTTCTTTAGATACGCTATTGGAGCAATCCGACTTTGTTTCGATTCATATTCCCCATACGGAGCAAACGCAAAACCTGATTGGGACGTCGGAATTGAAACGTATGAAAAAGAGCGCTCTAATCTGTAATTTATCTCGTGGAGGAATCATCAACGAGAAGGCATTATACGATGCGTTGGTACAGGAAGATATTGCGGGTGCCGGATTAGACGTATTTGATCAAGAGCCTCCGAGCAAGGCTCATCCGTTATTGCAGCTGCCTAATGTCATTGCTACGCCGCATATGGGGGCTTATACCAATGAATCCTTGGAACGTGTAGGGATGATCACAGCCCATAACATTATCAAAACCATGCGGTCACAAACGCCTGATCATATCATGAATGGATTGTAG
- a CDS encoding M20 family metallopeptidase, whose protein sequence is MSSDLGLPMVQDEMLRLLKTLVELESPSDNPSAVHKLLLFLKDVCCQWGGHAELLGDQDHRAQLKVTWGTGERKILILAHVDTVWPLGEVVKRPFRIEDGKAYGPGILDMKAGIVQALFAVKGYVDRLQGESRQIVFLFTTDEEIGSPASRAWIEQEAQNSAAVLVVEPAGPAGKLKVARKGWGLYELNVLGKAAHAGMDPENGANAVVELARQVLRIQSLTEISTGINVNIGVIEGGSRPNMVPADARAMIDIRVSDRKDIEVVESFMNQLSSYTPGTTVRMTGGMNRPPLEQNEKNRALFSLAKEAGTAAGIEIKGVHVGGVSDGNFTSFLGVPTLDGLGAVGAGPHALHEHIIIDEMVPRSKLLVELFERIFQSR, encoded by the coding sequence ATGAGCAGTGACTTGGGATTACCAATGGTACAGGACGAGATGTTGCGTCTCTTAAAAACGTTAGTGGAATTGGAATCGCCTAGCGACAATCCATCCGCCGTTCATAAGCTGCTGTTATTTTTGAAGGACGTTTGCTGCCAATGGGGTGGACATGCGGAGTTGTTAGGGGACCAAGACCACCGTGCTCAATTAAAGGTCACCTGGGGAACGGGTGAACGTAAAATATTGATCTTGGCGCATGTTGATACCGTTTGGCCGCTTGGGGAAGTCGTCAAACGTCCTTTTCGTATCGAAGATGGAAAAGCGTATGGGCCTGGCATTCTGGATATGAAAGCGGGTATTGTGCAAGCGCTATTTGCCGTGAAAGGGTATGTCGACAGGCTCCAGGGAGAAAGCCGGCAAATTGTCTTTTTATTTACGACCGATGAGGAAATCGGCAGTCCCGCTTCCAGGGCCTGGATTGAGCAGGAAGCGCAGAATAGCGCTGCGGTTCTTGTAGTCGAGCCTGCGGGGCCTGCGGGGAAATTAAAAGTGGCCCGAAAGGGCTGGGGACTTTACGAGCTGAACGTTCTAGGCAAAGCGGCTCACGCCGGCATGGATCCGGAGAACGGAGCCAATGCGGTTGTGGAGTTAGCCCGCCAAGTACTTAGAATCCAATCGCTTACGGAAATATCGACCGGGATCAATGTGAACATTGGCGTTATCGAAGGTGGAAGCAGGCCGAATATGGTTCCGGCGGATGCCAGAGCGATGATCGATATTCGTGTTTCGGATCGAAAGGACATCGAAGTGGTAGAGAGCTTTATGAACCAACTATCGTCTTATACTCCCGGAACAACCGTCCGAATGACCGGTGGGATGAATCGTCCACCGCTCGAGCAGAATGAAAAGAACCGCGCTTTGTTTTCGTTAGCCAAGGAAGCGGGGACGGCGGCTGGTATCGAGATCAAAGGAGTTCATGTAGGAGGCGTAAGCGATGGGAATTTCACTTCCTTCTTAGGGGTTCCAACGCTCGATGGGTTAGGGGCGGTTGGGGCTGGCCCTCACGCGCTGCACGAACATATTATCATTGACGAGATGGTTCCGAGATCAAAGCTTCTCGTGGAATTGTTTGAACGCATATTTCAAAGCCGATAA
- a CDS encoding polysaccharide deacetylase family protein → MCYPFYRVPWMTWRGSIIYDPFGCMMPYAAWSPYLYGFDPWNGYPTAPITNGGLREPVPLEPHIGGPERPEEHASHIEHLDWSSKYPTEVILHGPLLKEAALTFDDGPDDQWTPKVLDVLARFHVKATFFVVGSRCDRNPDMLRRIAREGHVIGNHSWNHPNMAKLSPEVIRSQIQRTDDVIRMVTGTTPFLLRPPYGALSDTIVEEAIKAKKKIILWNVDSLDWMQLNGKQVAANILAHTCPGSIILQHSAGGVGESLQGTVDALPGVIKALRTQSYKLLTVPELLKNDL, encoded by the coding sequence ATGTGCTATCCTTTCTATAGGGTACCCTGGATGACTTGGCGAGGCTCTATCATTTACGATCCATTCGGCTGCATGATGCCGTACGCCGCCTGGTCACCCTATCTTTATGGCTTTGATCCTTGGAACGGCTATCCTACCGCTCCGATTACGAATGGCGGATTACGAGAGCCCGTGCCGTTGGAGCCTCATATCGGAGGTCCCGAAAGACCGGAGGAACATGCCTCCCACATCGAGCATCTCGATTGGTCATCCAAATATCCGACCGAGGTCATACTTCATGGTCCGCTCCTCAAAGAAGCGGCCCTGACGTTCGACGATGGTCCCGATGACCAATGGACACCGAAGGTACTCGACGTGCTTGCTCGATTCCATGTGAAAGCGACATTTTTTGTTGTTGGCAGCAGATGCGATAGAAACCCCGATATGCTGCGCCGTATCGCCCGGGAAGGACACGTGATCGGCAATCACAGCTGGAACCACCCCAATATGGCGAAGCTAAGCCCGGAGGTCATCCGTTCTCAAATTCAACGAACAGACGATGTAATCCGCATGGTGACGGGAACAACGCCCTTTCTCTTACGTCCGCCATACGGAGCCCTTAGCGATACGATCGTGGAAGAAGCCATAAAAGCGAAGAAAAAAATCATATTATGGAACGTGGACAGCCTTGATTGGATGCAGTTGAACGGTAAGCAGGTGGCAGCCAACATCCTGGCCCACACTTGTCCCGGATCGATTATCCTGCAGCACAGCGCAGGAGGCGTCGGCGAAAGCTTGCAGGGAACAGTAGATGCTCTTCCAGGCGTCATCAAAGCTCTGCGCACCCAAAGCTATAAGCTTCTTACCGTCCCAGAGCTGTTGAAAAATGATCTCTGA